A window of Prolixibacter sp. SD074 contains these coding sequences:
- a CDS encoding DEAD/DEAH box helicase family protein, giving the protein MAFLYDTLLQEFGKRAIAQVTVPNHITDNLKPGFGQRPYQIESFQRFILCDSEDFEGKPKRPFHLLYNMATGSGKTLIMAGLMLHLYQKGYRNFLFFVNSNNIIQKTKDNFLNPQASKYLFNDKIVIDGKEVLIKEIDNFEEADNQNINLKFTTIQQLHIDLNNTKENSVTYEDFKDKKLVLIADEAHHLVAGTKSGNLFGSWEDTVKKIHDSNFENILLEYTATIDTETAELVKHYQDKVIFKYDLAEFRKDKYSKEINLIRSLYDEKDRIIQALILNMYRQELATSNNINLKPVILFKAKKTIKESEQNKENFHKLIDDFSVSMVEKIQKTSTVPIVQKAFRFFEAKGISANEIVKRIQTNFRFENCLSANNDAEAEQNQILLNTLEDENNPIRAIFAVQKLNEGWDVLNLFDIVRLYEDRDGKDGKPGKTTLSEAQLIGRGARYYPFALEEGQDKFTRKFDDEISNDLKTLEELYYHTKEDSRYISELKKALVDSGIYEDDANLVQLNLFLKPEFKKTDFYKDGHVFFNKKVPKSFDNIKSFADLGVKKTNYRHTLSSGVGRMSSAFFEMEPTQSNDEVIKTKDVKLTEIPKNTIRFALSQNPFFYFDSLSHYFPSVGSLSNFIDSTDFLAGLEITFSGTTKRLKEISHFDYLQALNGLLQIIEADIKSNSTEYEGSDYIKEPIHKVFKDKEIKVYKDSERADGQETLVANEPWYVYNANYGTSEEKKFVELFSRRFEGLNQKFENIYLIRNEREIKIFDKLGRAFEPDFLLFCKQRNGAQMTFQVFIEPKGEHLKGHDKWKEDFLNEIRAEQKTIKIHTDTYLITAVPFYNYNSENEFKTTLENTLNE; this is encoded by the coding sequence ATGGCGTTTTTATATGACACATTGTTACAGGAATTTGGTAAAAGAGCTATTGCACAAGTTACCGTTCCTAATCACATAACCGACAATTTAAAGCCCGGATTTGGTCAGCGACCTTATCAGATTGAATCTTTTCAGCGTTTTATTCTTTGCGATTCAGAAGATTTTGAAGGCAAACCCAAAAGACCCTTTCACTTGCTTTACAATATGGCAACAGGAAGCGGAAAAACTTTGATAATGGCAGGTTTGATGTTGCACCTTTACCAAAAAGGCTATCGCAACTTTTTGTTTTTTGTAAACAGCAACAATATCATTCAGAAAACCAAAGACAATTTCCTCAATCCGCAGGCTTCAAAATACTTGTTCAACGACAAAATTGTGATTGACGGAAAAGAAGTGCTAATCAAAGAGATTGACAACTTTGAAGAAGCCGACAATCAGAATATCAATTTGAAGTTTACCACCATTCAACAGCTTCACATTGACCTGAACAACACCAAAGAAAACAGCGTAACCTACGAAGATTTTAAAGACAAAAAATTGGTTTTAATTGCTGACGAAGCTCACCACTTGGTAGCAGGAACAAAATCGGGCAATCTGTTTGGCAGTTGGGAAGACACCGTAAAGAAAATTCACGATTCCAATTTTGAAAATATCTTATTGGAGTATACGGCAACCATTGATACCGAAACAGCGGAATTGGTAAAACACTATCAAGACAAAGTTATTTTCAAATACGACCTTGCCGAGTTTCGTAAAGACAAGTATTCCAAAGAAATCAATCTTATTCGTTCCTTGTATGACGAGAAGGATAGAATCATTCAGGCTTTGATTTTGAATATGTATCGTCAGGAATTGGCAACTTCAAACAATATCAATTTGAAGCCTGTAATTCTATTTAAAGCCAAAAAGACAATCAAGGAATCAGAGCAGAACAAAGAGAACTTTCACAAACTGATTGACGATTTTTCGGTGTCAATGGTAGAGAAAATTCAAAAGACTTCTACTGTTCCAATCGTTCAAAAGGCTTTCCGATTTTTTGAAGCCAAAGGCATTTCAGCCAACGAAATAGTAAAACGTATTCAAACCAATTTCAGATTTGAAAATTGCTTGAGTGCCAATAATGACGCAGAAGCCGAACAAAACCAAATATTGCTCAATACATTAGAAGATGAAAACAATCCAATCCGTGCCATTTTTGCCGTTCAAAAGCTGAACGAAGGTTGGGACGTTTTGAATTTGTTTGACATTGTTCGCCTTTATGAAGACCGAGACGGCAAAGACGGAAAGCCAGGCAAAACGACACTTTCAGAAGCCCAATTAATTGGACGTGGTGCAAGGTATTATCCGTTTGCTTTAGAAGAAGGGCAAGACAAGTTTACCCGAAAATTTGATGATGAAATTTCCAACGACTTGAAAACATTGGAAGAATTGTATTATCACACCAAAGAAGATAGTCGTTACATTTCGGAATTGAAGAAAGCTCTTGTTGATTCGGGTATTTATGAAGATGATGCTAATTTGGTTCAACTTAATTTGTTTTTAAAACCTGAATTTAAGAAAACAGATTTTTACAAAGACGGACACGTTTTCTTCAATAAGAAAGTGCCAAAGAGTTTTGACAACATAAAATCGTTTGCCGATTTAGGAGTTAAGAAAACTAACTACCGACACACTTTATCTTCGGGAGTTGGCAGAATGTCAAGTGCCTTTTTTGAAATGGAGCCGACACAATCAAATGATGAAGTAATTAAAACCAAAGATGTAAAGCTGACTGAAATTCCGAAAAACACAATCCGTTTTGCATTAAGCCAAAACCCATTTTTCTATTTCGACAGTTTATCACATTACTTTCCAAGTGTTGGTTCACTTTCCAATTTCATTGACAGCACAGACTTTTTAGCAGGTTTAGAAATTACTTTTAGCGGAACAACCAAACGACTGAAAGAAATTAGCCATTTCGACTATTTGCAAGCCTTAAACGGACTTCTGCAAATCATTGAAGCAGACATAAAGAGCAACTCGACAGAATATGAAGGTTCAGACTATATCAAAGAACCAATTCATAAAGTTTTCAAAGACAAAGAAATTAAAGTTTACAAAGACAGCGAAAGAGCAGACGGACAGGAAACTTTAGTAGCCAACGAGCCTTGGTATGTTTACAATGCTAACTACGGAACAAGTGAAGAAAAGAAATTTGTAGAACTGTTTTCCAGACGATTTGAAGGACTGAATCAGAAGTTTGAAAACATTTACCTAATCCGAAACGAAAGAGAAATTAAAATCTTCGACAAACTCGGACGAGCCTTTGAACCAGACTTTTTATTATTCTGCAAGCAACGTAACGGAGCACAAATGACTTTTCAAGTCTTCATAGAACCTAAAGGAGAGCATTTAAAAGGCCACGACAAATGGAAAGAAGACTTTTTAAATGAAATCAGAGCAGAACAAAAGACAATCAAAATCCACACGGACACTTATTTGATAACAGCCGTACCATTCTACAATTACAACAGCGAAAACGAATTTAAGACGACATTAGAAAATACTTTAAACGAATAG